A window from Dehalobacter sp. DCA encodes these proteins:
- the mreB gene encoding rod shape-determining protein MreB — MFGTDLGIDLGTASVLVYAQGRGIVLHEPSVVAIDKNTGRRIAVGEEARMMLGRTPGSIMVIRPMRDGVIADYQTTEIMLKYLLKKAGIKNWPFLKNRVVVCIPSGVTEVEERAVKQAAMKAGAGQVKVIEEPYAAALGAGMDIYGPEGNMVVDIGGGTTDIAVISLGGVVTKKSIRMGGNKLDESIIRFIRREFNLMIGERTAEDIKIKVGCAVQEGKADDAEIDVRGRDLITGLPKTITVDSKMTYKAMEESLEVIVAGVKDVLERTPPELAADIMNRGIVLTGGGSMVNSLDLRISKETGLIVTLADHPISCVALGTGKVLKNSFK, encoded by the coding sequence ATGTTTGGGACTGATCTTGGGATTGATTTAGGCACGGCGAGTGTTCTGGTCTATGCACAAGGCAGGGGTATCGTTTTGCACGAGCCTTCGGTCGTTGCGATTGATAAGAACACAGGTAGAAGAATTGCGGTCGGAGAAGAGGCCAGAATGATGCTTGGCAGGACTCCCGGAAGCATTATGGTCATCAGGCCGATGAGGGATGGCGTCATTGCAGATTATCAGACCACCGAAATCATGCTGAAATATTTACTCAAAAAAGCGGGAATAAAAAACTGGCCTTTTTTAAAAAATAGAGTTGTTGTCTGTATACCGTCCGGAGTCACCGAAGTTGAAGAAAGGGCTGTAAAACAAGCCGCTATGAAAGCCGGTGCCGGACAGGTCAAAGTAATTGAGGAACCTTATGCAGCTGCCCTGGGGGCCGGTATGGACATATACGGACCCGAAGGAAACATGGTCGTCGATATCGGTGGTGGAACGACAGATATTGCAGTAATCAGCCTGGGTGGGGTCGTAACCAAAAAAAGCATCCGCATGGGCGGGAATAAACTGGATGAATCGATTATCAGGTTTATTCGCAGAGAATTCAATTTAATGATCGGAGAAAGAACGGCGGAAGATATCAAGATCAAAGTCGGCTGCGCCGTTCAGGAAGGAAAAGCAGACGACGCGGAGATCGATGTCAGAGGAAGAGATCTCATCACCGGACTCCCGAAGACCATCACGGTAGATTCAAAAATGACGTATAAAGCGATGGAAGAATCGCTGGAAGTGATTGTAGCCGGAGTTAAAGATGTTCTAGAGCGTACACCGCCGGAACTTGCTGCGGATATTATGAACAGGGGAATCGTACTTACCGGCGGAGGATCGATGGTGAATTCCCTGGATCTGAGGATTTCCAAGGAGACGGGACTCATTGTGACCCTTGCCGATCATCCGATTTCCTGTGTCGCTTTAGGGACAGGTAAAGTCCTTAAAAACAGTTTCAAGTGA
- a CDS encoding DEAD/DEAH box helicase family protein, translating into MSPGLPLGKLLAVTAGLPDKKPTTQPEPATQPFSPALPSAPVIDGDFENRLAQKLTNCMKKENMGVQEKVQWQDTSREALPEAFNIEVLQNETMYQKFLRIAEGRQLAENEFRIVEKELGVSTKELLGFMQKAVQSGNAEWLPIFEQVRSRYFCRRCGSSHYEEWPSLYGDTYTCLDCREIGPLNSLQILFRLHSVDVPGQTRVDTDKCKPDQTVRSYSLEFTFAQEKAAEELWQQVHRQKAQETLLWAACGAGKTEVCFPLIDSFLRQNKKVLFAAPRQDVVHDVQPRLQKNFPEYNIKILSGALPQDMEPSKLTVATTHQVLRFYRAFHLIILDETDAYPYEGSSVLEYGIRQALRPDGQIICLTATPSAEILLRVKSQKCAIVRLPVRHHGFPVPVPEWQKNKLTRDRSLVELKKVLLKLIADGPILVFVPTVALVKEWTGVLKMVFGDLRVEGSWSSDAARREKTVLFRQGDINIFVCTSILERGITIKGVQVAVLFADHTLYDARALVQMAGRTGRSAECPVGRAVFIYAEQTQAMIQANRWIQDQNRLAEEWGCLNG; encoded by the coding sequence TTGAGCCCGGGGTTACCGCTAGGAAAGCTGCTGGCCGTCACTGCAGGGCTGCCTGATAAAAAACCAACAACACAACCAGAACCAGCCACGCAGCCATTTTCACCAGCTCTGCCATCAGCACCAGTTATAGACGGGGACTTTGAAAACAGGCTTGCCCAAAAGCTAACAAATTGTATGAAAAAAGAAAATATGGGCGTTCAAGAAAAGGTTCAGTGGCAGGATACCAGCCGGGAGGCCTTGCCGGAGGCATTCAATATCGAAGTACTGCAGAATGAAACCATGTACCAAAAATTCCTTAGAATAGCGGAGGGCAGACAACTCGCCGAAAATGAGTTTCGGATTGTGGAGAAAGAGCTCGGCGTTAGTACGAAGGAACTTCTGGGCTTCATGCAAAAAGCTGTGCAGAGCGGAAATGCAGAGTGGCTGCCGATTTTTGAACAGGTTCGATCCAGGTATTTCTGCCGGCGCTGCGGAAGCAGTCATTATGAAGAATGGCCATCACTGTATGGCGATACATATACCTGCCTTGACTGTCGGGAAATTGGACCGCTCAATTCTCTGCAAATTCTTTTTAGGCTCCATTCCGTCGATGTTCCGGGTCAAACACGGGTGGATACGGATAAGTGTAAACCAGATCAAACTGTCCGGAGTTATAGCCTGGAATTTACTTTTGCGCAGGAAAAGGCAGCCGAAGAGCTTTGGCAGCAGGTGCACCGGCAAAAAGCACAAGAAACGCTGCTTTGGGCTGCCTGCGGTGCTGGAAAAACAGAGGTTTGTTTCCCTTTGATCGACAGTTTTTTGCGTCAGAATAAAAAGGTTCTTTTTGCGGCGCCCAGACAGGACGTTGTGCACGATGTTCAGCCTCGTTTGCAGAAAAATTTTCCGGAATACAATATCAAAATTTTAAGCGGAGCGCTGCCGCAGGATATGGAGCCCTCAAAGCTAACCGTCGCAACAACGCATCAAGTTTTGAGATTTTATCGGGCTTTTCACCTGATTATCCTTGATGAGACTGACGCCTATCCGTATGAAGGAAGCAGCGTCCTAGAATATGGGATCAGACAGGCTTTAAGACCAGATGGACAAATTATCTGTCTTACAGCGACACCGTCAGCAGAAATCCTGTTACGGGTCAAGAGCCAGAAATGTGCGATCGTCAGACTCCCTGTAAGACATCATGGCTTTCCTGTTCCGGTCCCCGAATGGCAAAAAAATAAACTGACCAGGGATCGTTCACTGGTTGAATTGAAAAAAGTATTGCTGAAATTGATTGCGGACGGTCCGATTCTGGTCTTTGTCCCCACCGTTGCGTTGGTTAAAGAATGGACGGGTGTGCTGAAAATGGTTTTTGGTGATCTGCGCGTGGAGGGAAGCTGGAGCTCGGATGCTGCGAGGAGAGAAAAGACCGTACTTTTCAGGCAGGGCGATATTAATATTTTTGTCTGTACATCCATTTTAGAAAGAGGCATAACCATCAAAGGTGTACAGGTTGCAGTTTTATTTGCGGATCATACGCTCTATGATGCGAGGGCTTTGGTCCAGATGGCCGGCAGAACAGGTCGGAGCGCAGAATGTCCGGTTGGAAGAGCCGTCTTTATTTATGCCGAACAAACCCAGGCCATGATCCAGGCCAACCGCTGGATTCAGGACCAGAACAGGCTGGCTGAAGAATGGGGATGTTTGAATGGTTGA
- a CDS encoding O-antigen ligase family protein: protein MNYGRTENFLSVFMFLGMICHGIFFIREWLVLGAVLIFYTIAHWKQVCLTTIAAKKKFRNPVSIFLLLSLFSLAGLFSPVRAIDGWLEAFRWLVYLSAYLWGIQLAAAGGANRFLNRMIWLTILAVVLSWLPGSENIWLPPGPPEEGRYAFCFGYPNSAAAFLGCQLMVILIKRRFNPFFLLLLGISILSTGSRASMLLLLLFIPILLLKKRALTQKNIINMDSIRTVTEKRSQASVRIILLACLIIVLYPAVSSIQVPFSHLCSWTDTSMAERIAYYADSIQLARDAYFLPRAGGWLGFSFIQTTPYWTLDTHSSFCRVLLNQGIIALLLLMIWARQGLRSFVQDLRNGDDLGTICTKAAALFLGLHSLIDVDMSFGIVGILFWLLVGLNTGEKAENQEKIRTALLS, encoded by the coding sequence GTGAATTATGGGAGGACAGAAAATTTCCTGAGTGTGTTTATGTTTTTGGGTATGATATGCCACGGGATTTTTTTTATCCGAGAGTGGCTTGTCCTGGGTGCTGTCTTGATATTCTACACGATTGCTCACTGGAAACAAGTTTGTCTTACAACTATCGCCGCCAAAAAAAAATTTCGGAATCCGGTGAGCATTTTTTTGCTGCTGAGCCTTTTTTCGCTGGCGGGACTATTCAGTCCAGTCAGGGCAATTGATGGCTGGCTGGAAGCGTTCCGCTGGCTGGTATATTTATCTGCCTATTTGTGGGGAATACAGCTGGCGGCTGCCGGGGGGGCAAATAGGTTTTTAAACAGAATGATATGGTTGACAATTTTGGCGGTGGTACTGTCCTGGCTGCCCGGAAGTGAAAATATCTGGCTGCCGCCTGGCCCGCCGGAAGAAGGGCGCTATGCCTTCTGTTTCGGATATCCGAATTCTGCTGCAGCTTTTCTTGGGTGCCAATTAATGGTAATATTGATAAAAAGGAGATTTAACCCATTTTTCTTGCTGCTGCTGGGAATAAGTATCCTATCTACTGGATCAAGGGCTTCAATGCTGCTGCTTTTGTTGTTTATCCCGATTCTATTGCTAAAAAAGAGAGCTTTAACTCAAAAGAATATAATAAATATGGATAGCATCAGAACTGTAACCGAAAAGCGTTCTCAGGCGTCAGTCAGAATAATACTTCTTGCTTGTTTGATCATTGTCCTATACCCTGCAGTTTCGAGTATACAGGTGCCATTCAGTCATTTATGTTCCTGGACGGATACCAGCATGGCGGAAAGAATTGCGTATTACGCTGACAGCATCCAGCTTGCCAGGGATGCATATTTTCTGCCGCGGGCGGGAGGGTGGCTCGGTTTCTCCTTTATTCAGACCACCCCTTATTGGACATTGGATACCCATTCTTCATTTTGCCGGGTGCTTTTAAATCAGGGGATCATTGCTCTTTTGTTATTAATGATTTGGGCACGGCAAGGACTCAGGAGTTTTGTCCAGGACCTTCGGAATGGAGATGACCTTGGAACGATCTGTACGAAAGCAGCAGCTCTATTTTTGGGACTGCACAGCCTGATTGATGTGGATATGTCTTTTGGGATTGTCGGCATCTTATTCTGGCTGCTGGTCGGGCTGAATACCGGGGAAAAAGCAGAAAATCAGGAAAAGATCAGAACCGCCTTGCTTAGCTGA
- a CDS encoding glycosyltransferase, with protein sequence MSINVLHLIGGGEIGGAEQNVLNLLKNLDRQSVNPFLGCLAKGSALAPCAQSFGIPSEIFPMQFPFDLSPLPTIIAFCRKHKIALIHAHGTRANLLGRTVARLTKIPCISTIHSLPEYDYPCSLKGRISLWVDNLTLHWSAGIIAVSVSLSQSAAIRLNRKGLTLPVNVIYNGSEIFSFTQPDQMLKAFREQWSIPDHCLVIGTIGRLHPVKGQFYLIEAMKLLTAEIPDLHLLIIGEGPLHNQLTEQLKLSGLPFTLTGYLPSAWQALPAMDLFVFPSLSEGMGLVLLEAAQAGIPIIASKVGGIPELLEDHKEALLVPPADPAAMALACSKVLKGRAFSAEMTARARQKVSLFSIEKMVQDTITFYEKIIS encoded by the coding sequence ATGTCGATTAATGTTCTTCATCTGATTGGAGGCGGCGAGATCGGAGGGGCTGAGCAGAACGTTCTGAATCTCCTGAAAAATCTGGACAGGCAAAGCGTAAATCCTTTTCTGGGTTGTCTGGCCAAGGGCTCCGCGCTGGCACCATGCGCACAGTCTTTCGGCATCCCGTCTGAAATATTCCCCATGCAGTTCCCTTTTGACCTCTCCCCTTTGCCTACCATTATTGCTTTTTGCCGCAAACATAAGATTGCGTTAATCCATGCCCATGGCACAAGGGCTAATCTTCTGGGGCGGACCGTCGCGAGACTCACCAAGATCCCCTGCATTTCAACCATCCACAGCCTGCCGGAATACGATTATCCGTGTTCCCTCAAAGGCAGGATTTCTCTCTGGGTCGATAACCTCACCCTGCACTGGTCTGCCGGCATTATTGCGGTATCCGTCAGTCTCAGCCAATCCGCTGCCATCCGACTGAACAGGAAAGGATTAACTTTGCCGGTGAACGTGATCTATAACGGTAGTGAAATATTTTCATTCACTCAACCAGACCAAATGCTCAAAGCCTTCCGTGAACAATGGTCAATCCCGGATCATTGTCTTGTCATCGGGACGATTGGCCGTCTGCACCCGGTGAAAGGGCAGTTTTACCTGATTGAAGCGATGAAACTGCTGACTGCGGAAATCCCTGACCTTCATCTGCTCATCATCGGTGAAGGTCCTCTTCATAATCAACTGACCGAACAGCTGAAGCTTTCCGGACTTCCATTTACGCTGACCGGCTACCTGCCTTCAGCCTGGCAGGCCCTGCCGGCGATGGATTTGTTTGTATTTCCTTCTCTGAGCGAAGGAATGGGACTAGTTTTACTGGAAGCCGCTCAAGCCGGAATCCCAATTATAGCTTCCAAGGTCGGCGGGATCCCTGAACTTCTGGAAGACCACAAGGAAGCCCTGCTCGTTCCGCCGGCTGACCCTGCGGCGATGGCGCTGGCCTGCAGCAAGGTGCTCAAGGGCAGGGCTTTTTCTGCCGAAATGACTGCCCGGGCTAGGCAAAAGGTCAGCCTGTTTTCCATTGAAAAAATGGTTCAGGATACAATAACTTTTTATGAAAAAATAATAAGCTAA
- the murA gene encoding UDP-N-acetylglucosamine 1-carboxyvinyltransferase, producing the protein MSKFVVTGGRELEGKVDVSGAKNAILPIIAASLLTSDKIILEEAPDLLDVQVMGQVIESLGGKVKRKNKKLHIETRDIENIEAPYDLISKMRASIFIMGPLLARKGRIRISHPGGCAIGSRPINWHIKGLELLGAQVRMDNGFLDVSASRLKAARIYLDFPSVGATENIMMAAVNAEGTTIVENAAQEPEIVDLANFINEMGGKIRGAGTNIINIEGVKELHGTTHTIIPDRIEAGTYILMAAACGGEVLVRNVIPVHLTSLLAKLDEAGVVYKEEDDGIRVIGKGNYHAVDIKTQVHPGFSTDLQAPIMAMLTRAHGTSMVTETVFENRFMHVEELKRMGADIRIEGRSAIVQGVENLHPATVSASDLRAGAGLVLAALTANGTSEIREIHHIERGYEYLEVKLRGIGANITKEE; encoded by the coding sequence TTGAGCAAATTTGTTGTGACAGGCGGAAGAGAACTGGAAGGGAAAGTGGATGTCAGCGGCGCGAAGAACGCCATATTGCCGATCATCGCAGCAAGTCTGCTGACTTCAGATAAGATTATTTTGGAGGAAGCCCCCGATCTGCTCGACGTTCAAGTCATGGGGCAGGTTATCGAATCTCTGGGGGGGAAGGTTAAAAGAAAGAACAAGAAATTACATATTGAAACCAGGGATATCGAAAACATAGAGGCTCCTTACGATCTTATCTCCAAAATGAGAGCATCTATATTTATTATGGGCCCTTTGCTTGCCCGCAAGGGCAGAATCAGGATTTCTCATCCCGGTGGATGCGCGATCGGGTCCAGACCGATCAACTGGCATATTAAAGGTTTGGAGCTACTGGGAGCCCAGGTCCGTATGGATAATGGTTTTTTGGACGTTTCAGCCTCCAGACTGAAAGCGGCAAGAATATATCTGGATTTTCCGAGCGTTGGAGCAACCGAGAATATCATGATGGCTGCAGTAAACGCGGAGGGCACGACCATTGTTGAGAATGCTGCTCAGGAGCCCGAAATTGTTGACCTCGCCAATTTTATTAACGAAATGGGCGGCAAAATTCGCGGCGCAGGCACGAATATCATTAACATTGAAGGGGTCAAAGAACTCCATGGGACCACACATACAATCATCCCGGACCGGATTGAAGCAGGAACATACATCTTGATGGCTGCGGCCTGCGGCGGTGAAGTCTTGGTACGGAACGTTATCCCAGTTCACTTGACCTCGCTCTTGGCCAAACTTGATGAAGCCGGCGTGGTATATAAAGAGGAAGATGACGGCATAAGAGTCATTGGCAAAGGAAACTATCATGCTGTAGATATTAAGACCCAAGTGCATCCGGGGTTTTCAACCGATCTGCAGGCTCCGATCATGGCGATGCTTACACGGGCCCATGGGACTTCAATGGTTACAGAGACCGTTTTTGAAAACAGATTCATGCATGTCGAAGAACTGAAAAGAATGGGCGCAGATATCCGGATTGAGGGCAGAAGTGCGATTGTCCAGGGAGTGGAGAACCTTCATCCCGCTACCGTAAGTGCGAGTGATTTGCGGGCCGGAGCGGGCCTTGTTCTGGCAGCACTGACGGCCAATGGCACCTCGGAAATCAGAGAGATTCATCATATTGAAAGAGGTTATGAATACCTTGAAGTTAAATTAAGGGGTATTGGTGCCAATATCACGAAAGAAGAATAA
- the spoIIID gene encoding sporulation transcriptional regulator SpoIIID has product MQEHIKRRALDIGNYIIESSCTVRQTAQIFGVSKSTVHKDVTERLPLINKRLSSQVKHVLESNKAERHIRGGEATKKKYMHTED; this is encoded by the coding sequence GTGCAGGAACATATCAAAAGAAGAGCTTTGGATATTGGCAACTATATTATAGAATCGAGCTGTACAGTGCGGCAGACCGCGCAAATATTTGGGGTATCCAAGTCGACGGTACATAAAGATGTAACGGAAAGATTGCCGTTGATTAACAAACGACTTTCCTCTCAGGTCAAGCATGTCCTTGAAAGCAATAAAGCCGAGAGGCATATTCGGGGAGGAGAAGCAACCAAGAAGAAATATATGCATACGGAGGATTAG
- a CDS encoding metal-sensing transcriptional repressor: MENNSLEHEHLHAHSHPNKKNVLNRLARVIGHLEGIKRMVDDEVDCSEILIQLSAVRSALNNTGKVILSDHINHCLVHAYEENNTEVIDRLNDAIDKFLK, from the coding sequence ATGGAAAACAACAGCCTTGAGCATGAGCATCTCCATGCCCATTCCCATCCAAACAAGAAAAATGTCTTAAATCGCTTGGCCAGAGTAATCGGCCATCTGGAAGGTATAAAAAGAATGGTTGACGATGAAGTAGACTGCAGTGAAATACTGATACAACTGTCGGCTGTCCGCTCCGCACTTAACAATACCGGTAAAGTCATCTTGAGTGACCATATCAATCACTGTTTGGTCCATGCTTATGAGGAAAACAATACCGAAGTCATCGACAGACTGAATGATGCTATTGACAAATTTCTAAAATAA
- the spoIID gene encoding stage II sporulation protein D: MSKRMKTITAAVMAVIFFVGILPVLISWFGGEDQDDPGITVRVKLADGQIRAIPIEEYLVGVVAAEMPAEFEAEALKAQAVAARTYVLKRMESAAGSDFDVDTTVNTQAWNTNEEMRTKWGIINYWKYQRKIADAVKATQGKVVTYQGKMINAFFYSSCGRKKTERAGDVWSTDLDYLKNVPSGESDSLRFVKHQIFQCAEFYQLLGFTQIPEKFSDSDVILIERTKAGRVKTLAVRNKVFKGTELRSKLQLSSTDFEWETRGTEIEFVTYGKGHGVGMSQYGANDLALKGESYMEILGHYYQGTKLEKTY, encoded by the coding sequence GTGAGTAAAAGAATGAAAACAATAACGGCCGCTGTCATGGCCGTTATCTTTTTTGTAGGAATACTGCCCGTGCTTATCAGTTGGTTTGGGGGGGAAGACCAGGACGATCCGGGAATAACGGTAAGGGTCAAACTGGCAGACGGCCAGATCAGAGCAATACCCATAGAGGAATACCTGGTCGGGGTAGTTGCAGCCGAAATGCCTGCCGAGTTTGAAGCAGAGGCGTTAAAGGCCCAGGCTGTTGCCGCCAGGACCTATGTACTGAAAAGGATGGAATCCGCTGCGGGCAGCGACTTTGATGTGGACACCACTGTCAATACGCAGGCCTGGAATACCAATGAAGAAATGCGGACAAAATGGGGAATCATCAACTACTGGAAATACCAGCGCAAAATTGCAGATGCGGTTAAAGCTACACAGGGGAAGGTTGTTACGTATCAGGGAAAAATGATTAATGCGTTTTTCTACAGCAGCTGCGGCCGGAAAAAGACTGAGCGGGCTGGAGACGTTTGGAGTACAGATCTGGATTATCTCAAAAATGTGCCGTCTGGCGAAAGTGATTCGCTACGGTTCGTCAAACATCAGATCTTTCAGTGTGCTGAATTTTACCAGCTTCTTGGTTTCACCCAGATCCCGGAAAAGTTTTCGGACAGTGATGTTATCCTAATTGAAAGGACGAAAGCCGGTCGGGTAAAGACACTGGCTGTCAGAAACAAAGTTTTCAAGGGAACGGAACTGCGGAGCAAGCTTCAGCTTTCCTCAACCGATTTTGAATGGGAGACCCGCGGAACAGAAATTGAGTTTGTTACGTACGGCAAAGGACACGGAGTCGGAATGTCACAATACGGGGCCAATGACCTGGCTCTAAAAGGCGAATCGTACATGGAAATCCTGGGACATTATTATCAAGGGACAAAACTTGAAAAGACTTACTGA
- a CDS encoding WecB/TagA/CpsF family glycosyltransferase — protein MKQLEILGTRIDPASLQDCLETIKNTILLGQQLRIVTANPELIYKAEHDANLLAVINSAGLVVPDGVGVVWAARKLGRPVKERVTGIDLTAGILGESNRHGWRIFLLGAKPGIAEKVIRQQSLRYPGIALACHHGFFTQAEEPEVIRQIRHFAPDILLVGLGAPKQEYWNHEHAGLAKVSMGIGGSFDVLSGEVKRAPGIFRESGLEWLYRLISEPGRIKRQVVLPMYLLRVLKQKYFPGSD, from the coding sequence ATGAAACAATTGGAAATATTGGGAACGCGTATTGATCCGGCTAGTTTGCAGGACTGCCTTGAAACTATCAAAAATACGATTTTGCTAGGGCAGCAACTCCGGATTGTGACCGCAAATCCCGAATTAATTTACAAAGCTGAACATGACGCCAATCTCCTAGCAGTCATCAATTCAGCCGGTCTTGTCGTACCGGATGGGGTCGGCGTAGTTTGGGCTGCCCGGAAACTTGGCCGTCCGGTCAAAGAAAGAGTAACCGGCATCGACCTGACAGCAGGGATTTTAGGGGAAAGCAACCGTCACGGATGGAGAATATTTCTGTTGGGCGCGAAGCCGGGCATTGCAGAAAAAGTTATTCGGCAGCAGAGCCTGAGGTACCCGGGGATAGCGTTGGCGTGTCATCATGGTTTTTTTACGCAGGCAGAAGAGCCGGAGGTCATCCGGCAGATCCGTCACTTTGCACCGGATATTCTTTTGGTTGGCTTGGGTGCCCCCAAACAGGAATACTGGAATCATGAACACGCAGGGCTGGCTAAAGTAAGTATGGGTATCGGGGGGTCATTCGACGTACTGTCCGGAGAAGTGAAACGTGCCCCCGGGATATTTCGGGAATCCGGACTGGAATGGCTTTACCGGCTGATCAGCGAACCGGGCCGGATAAAAAGGCAAGTTGTACTTCCAATGTACCTTCTAAGGGTTCTGAAACAGAAATATTTTCCGGGATCTGACTAA
- a CDS encoding site-specific integrase, which yields MKPTDFATYLTEFLSIYLPGQKNASRNTIASYRDTFKLLIRYCQEQRDIPVEKLKMSMLTNGLITDFLEWIEKSRKCSIATRNQRLAAIHSFYRYAQYEEPSGILHFQKVIAIPIKKTSKPSVPHLTPEAMKLLLSQPGKMTSKGRRDLTLLSVLYDSGCRVQELADLKVRDVVLNNPAVLILTGKGNKVRRVPLMKNTMTLLEHYIQENSLDKPWKSDYPLFINKQHNKLTKEGIAYIISQYVSLARKISTIVPEKVMPHMFRHSKSMHLLQAGVNLIYIRDFLGHEDIKTTEIYAKCDSELKRKAIENAYPDLVDSNLPDWNKDAALLVWLSNLK from the coding sequence ATGAAACCGACTGATTTTGCTACCTACCTTACAGAATTCCTTTCCATATATCTGCCCGGGCAGAAAAATGCAAGCAGAAATACAATAGCGTCCTACCGTGATACCTTTAAATTATTAATCCGGTATTGTCAGGAACAGAGGGACATCCCTGTCGAAAAGCTGAAGATGAGTATGCTGACAAATGGGCTGATTACTGATTTCTTGGAATGGATTGAAAAAAGTCGCAAGTGCAGCATTGCAACTCGGAATCAGAGGCTTGCAGCCATACATTCCTTTTACCGGTATGCACAGTACGAAGAACCGTCAGGAATACTTCATTTCCAAAAGGTAATAGCCATACCAATTAAGAAGACATCCAAACCATCGGTACCACATCTGACGCCTGAGGCAATGAAACTTTTATTATCACAGCCTGGCAAGATGACATCAAAAGGCAGACGAGATCTAACACTGTTAAGCGTCCTTTACGACTCCGGATGCAGGGTGCAGGAATTAGCCGACCTCAAGGTGCGTGATGTTGTACTCAATAATCCAGCAGTACTTATCCTTACAGGAAAAGGTAATAAGGTACGAAGGGTTCCACTGATGAAAAACACTATGACTTTGTTGGAGCATTATATTCAGGAGAATTCCCTTGATAAGCCCTGGAAAAGTGATTATCCTCTCTTTATTAATAAGCAGCACAACAAGCTCACAAAGGAAGGCATAGCTTACATTATTTCTCAGTACGTTAGTTTAGCAAGAAAGATATCCACGATTGTGCCGGAGAAAGTGATGCCCCATATGTTTCGACATTCGAAAAGCATGCACCTGCTGCAGGCCGGTGTCAACCTTATCTATATCCGAGACTTTCTTGGGCATGAGGATATCAAAACCACCGAAATTTATGCAAAGTGTGATTCTGAGTTGAAACGCAAGGCTATTGAGAATGCCTATCCAGATTTGGTAGATAGTAATCTTCCTGATTGGAATAAAGATGCTGCATTACTTGTCTGGCTTTCGAATCTCAAGTAG
- a CDS encoding tyrosine-type recombinase/integrase yields MSNYLFKGPFAEHIENHVSLKKAIGYKYEAEARHLLRFSSFTEQKYPEATMLTKEIVLDWCSKKCYEAQANQCTRASILRQLAIYMDSVEIGAYVLPKGYYPTEEQYVPHIYTENELQRFFHETDQCHYVSECPYRHLIMPVFFRMVYSCGLRSSEARLLKVSDVNLETGILSIHHSKKDNSRLVPMSDELTERCRNFSANVHMFLKETDWFFPGLNGKPMTLGNVYHNFRRFLWRVGISHGGRGKGPRVQDFRHAYACHCLKNWVIQGKDLAAYLPVLKTYMGHDSFEETAYYLRLTADVFPDISIKLEGCYPDIIPRLEGSADETD; encoded by the coding sequence ATGAGTAATTACCTGTTTAAAGGACCATTTGCAGAGCATATTGAAAACCATGTCTCCCTGAAGAAAGCAATCGGCTACAAATATGAGGCAGAAGCAAGGCATCTATTGCGGTTTTCTTCCTTTACTGAACAAAAATATCCTGAAGCAACAATGCTTACAAAGGAAATAGTGTTAGATTGGTGCTCAAAAAAATGTTATGAGGCACAGGCCAATCAGTGTACGAGGGCTTCGATCCTACGGCAACTTGCCATATATATGGACAGTGTGGAGATTGGCGCATACGTCCTACCGAAAGGCTATTACCCCACGGAAGAACAATATGTGCCTCATATCTATACGGAAAATGAACTGCAGCGTTTCTTCCATGAGACAGATCAATGCCACTATGTCAGTGAATGTCCATATCGCCACCTCATCATGCCAGTATTCTTTCGTATGGTTTATTCCTGTGGCCTTCGTTCCTCAGAAGCAAGACTCCTGAAAGTATCAGATGTGAATCTTGAAACAGGCATACTGTCCATTCATCATTCAAAGAAAGATAACAGCCGATTGGTTCCGATGTCAGACGAACTTACAGAACGATGCCGGAATTTTTCTGCGAATGTGCATATGTTCTTAAAAGAAACTGATTGGTTCTTCCCAGGATTAAATGGAAAACCAATGACTTTAGGGAACGTTTACCACAATTTCAGGCGTTTTTTATGGAGAGTTGGCATTTCTCACGGCGGGAGGGGAAAAGGACCGAGAGTCCAAGATTTTCGACATGCATACGCGTGTCACTGCCTAAAAAATTGGGTTATACAAGGAAAAGACCTTGCAGCATATCTTCCAGTACTGAAAACATATATGGGGCATGATTCTTTTGAGGAAACAGCGTATTACCTTAGGCTGACTGCTGATGTTTTTCCGGACATATCTATCAAATTGGAAGGATGTTATCCAGACATCATTCCAAGACTGGAAGGTAGTGCCGATGAAACCGACTGA